From a single Stomoxys calcitrans chromosome 4, idStoCalc2.1, whole genome shotgun sequence genomic region:
- the LOC106087097 gene encoding putative sodium-dependent multivitamin transporter produces MAQLGAWDYTILAIVLLVSAAIGVYYRLTGGKQKTTREYLLADRSMPILPVAFSLMASFMSAITLLGVSAENYQFGTQFVLINISYVLATPAAAYLILPVFYRLKTASVYEYLQLRFGYATRLYASLAFSAQMILYMGIALYAPALALEAVTGLNIVFSIIIVGVVCTFYATLGGMKAVLVTDIFQSLLMFASVFSIIICAGIKAGGLGPIWTAAQEGGRLEFFNFSVDPTTRHTVFTQIIGGMATYLAIYGVNQTQVQRLLSVRSLKDSARSLWWSLPILMLLSFTTCFSGLCIYYYYKNCDPLLEGRITSRDQLMPLFVVDTMGHLPGISGLFVSGIFSASLSTISSAISSLAAVTLEDYIKPLVAYTKRIELSDAKTTFYSKLLSILYGGVCLGLAFLAGSMGGLLQAALSIFGIIGGPLLGLFTLGMYVQMANQKGALSALTLSFAFSFWTGFGKPRPPIPTLPLETDGCPVSTNPTSHISKILLSKVSNYAEEEPHYFYLYRVSYMWYAVCGFLIAFLGGIVLSWIFDKLKWDSNDKIYTDSSRTLIKHELFVPPIAKRIRQKQMPLVVVTASSEIGNSSSRTPSFVEEEPPNSNLTKTYTNSTELNENYTTEDESIGESKEDLSKSCSNSNGGKGSMDVIPEEQEQHTNGLMKNTNNLSSDAKQ; encoded by the coding sequence ATGGCTCAATTGGGAGCCTGGGACTATACCATCTTGGCCATAGTGCTTTTGGTATCTGCGGCTATAGGTGTCTACTATCGTCTGACTGGTGGCAAACAAAAGACTACACGAGAATATCTACTAGCTGATCGTTCCATGCCCATACTGCCAGTGGCTTTTAGTTTAATGGCCAGTTTTATGTCCGCCATTACATTGTTGGGTGTTTCGGCGGAAAACTACCAGTTTGGCACTCAATTTGTATTGATTAATATATCCTATGTTCTGGCCACGCCGGCAGCAGCCTACTTAATATTGCCTGTCTTTTATCGCCTCAAAACTGCCAGTGTTTATGAGTATTTGCAGCTGCGTTTTGGTTATGCCACCCGACTCTATGCATCCTTGGCATTTTCGGCGCAAATGATTTTGTACATGGGTATTGCATTGTATGCTCCAGCCCTGGCTTTGGAAGCGGTCACCGGATTGAATATTGTTTTCTCCATAATTATTGTGGGTGTGGTTTGTACTTTCTATGCCACTTTGGGAGGCATGAAAGCTGTCTTGGTCACCGATATATTTCAGTCGCTGTTGATGTTTGCCTCTGTGTTTTCAATCATCATATGTGCTGGCATCAAGGCCGGTGGCTTGGGACCCATATGGACAGCAGCCCAAGAGGGTGGACGTTTAGAGTTCTTCAATTTCAGTGTGGATCCCACTACAAGGCATACAGTTTTTACCCAAATAATTGGTGGCATGGCCACATATTTGGCCATATATGGCGTTAATCAGACCCAAGTACAGCGTCTACTCTCAGTGCGTAGTTTGAAGGATTCAGCCAGATCTTTGTGGTGGAGTTTGCCCATACTCATGCTGCTCAGCTTTACAACTTGCTTTTCGGGTCTTTGTATATATTACTACTACAAGAACTGTGATCCTCTGCTGGAGGGCAGAATTACTTCTCGAGATCAGTTAATGCCTTTGTTTGTGGTGGACACCATGGGTCATTTGCCCGGCATATCGGGCTTGTTTGTCTCCGGCATATTCTCGGCCAGTTTGTCTACCATATCTTCAGCCATATCATCTCTAGCTGCTGTAACCTTGGAGGATTACATTAAACCCTTGGTGGCCTATACCAAACGCATCGAGCTCAGTGATGCCAAAAccactttttattcaaaattgctGTCTATACTTTATGGTGGTGTATGCTTGGGATTGGCCTTTTTGGCTGGCTCTATGGGAGGCCTATTGCAAGCAGCTCTTTCGATTTTCGGCATTATTGGAGGCCCTCTGTTGGGTCTATTTACATTGGGCATGTATGTGCAGATGGCTAATCAGAAGGGCGCTTTATCTGCCTTAACGCTAAGTTTTGCTTTTTCATTCTGGACGGGTTTTGGCAAACCAAGACCTCCCATACCTACTCTTCCCTTGGAAACCGATGGTTGTCCCGTCAGCACTAACCCAACTAGCCATATTAGCAAAATATTGTTAAGCAAAGTTAGCAACTATGCCGAAGAAGAGCCCCACTACTTTTATCTCTATAGAGTTTCCTATATGTGGTATGCTGTTTGCGGTTTTCTAATAGCATTTTTGGGTGGCATAGTGCTATCCTGGATCTTTGACAAACTCAAATGGGATTCTAATGACAAAATCTACACCGATAGTTCCAGAACTTTAATTAAACATGAGCTATTTGTGCCTCCCATAGCCAAACGTATAAGACAAAAACAAATGCCTTTGGTTGTGGTCACGGCCAGCTCGGAAATTGGCAACAGTTCTTCACGTACGCCCAGCTTTGTGGAGGAGGAGCCGCCCAATAGTAATTTAACCAAGACCTATACGAATTCTAcggaattaaatgaaaattatacGACGGAAGACGAATCAATTGGCGAGAGTAAAGAGGATCTTTCGAAATCTTGCAGTAACTCCAATGGCGGCAAAGGCAGCATGGATGTTATACCCGAGGAACAAGaacaacacacaaatggctTAATGAAAAATACGAACAATTTATCAAGCGATGCAAAGCAATAA
- the LOC106087099 gene encoding uncharacterized protein LOC106087099: MPFKCCCSNSDGDSVSNKSWTPGVVNKSFDTVENKQPHAVTNQPRSSDSTPTNTMGRPSTASNDSETFSKIDLNLNIFEKDRFTDMSKTIHKSQMNLNDI; the protein is encoded by the exons ATGCCTTTCAAATGTTGTTGCTCAAATTCTGATGGCGATTCGGTTTCAAACAAGTCCTGGACACCGGGTGTGGTCAATAAAAGTTTTGATACTGTCGAAAACAAA CAACCTCATGCTGTAACAAATCAACCTCGGTCCAGTGATTCGACACCAACAAACACCATGGGCCGTCCATCGACAGCAAGCAATGATAGCGAAACCTTTTCGAAAATcgatttgaatttgaatatcTTTGAGAAAGATCGTTTTACGGATATGTCAAAGACCATACATAAAAGTCAAATGAATCTAAATGatatataa